The segment AATTCAGATTTTGAGGGAGAGATGCTGACGGAGATGCCTAAGTTTGAATAAGAAGTTTGTGAGACAAAGTCATACAAAAGCAGATAGAGGCTGGAAAGGTCAGAACTCCCTACACAACCGACTATCCTGTGGTATGCAACAAcggtataaaaatataaattaatttaataagaCAAGTAATGTGCTTTACCTGAAACTGTCACAGAATACTAAATAACGTCTACAGACtacaatgagaaaaaaaaaagactcacAAATGTAAAATTCCATAGAACTTAACTACTTAAACCGAAAAAAAACAACTGAGATATATAATCTAGCAAACAGATAACACAAGCCCCCTGATCCATCTTTATATATacgttgttgttgttcttcgCAGCAGCACGTCCTTCAGGCTCCAAGTTTCTTTCACTCGGTTTGCTTCTGCCGGTAAGCTATGATCTAAAAGGAACAAACCCGATAACAAAAATGTTTTAGACAGTTGAATCATACTACTTACTTACATAAGACTATTGAATAGGTATATCGAAATagattcttattattattactattaatGGTGACGCTACCAAATGTTGTTCAACTTTGAGCCTTGACAATGTTTCATTGTCTTCCAGACTTTGCATCTCTTCTTTGGATGCTGAAGCTGAATCTGAAGCCACTACAGGAAGATTCTCTATTGCCTTATCTCCTCCTCCTAATTCTCTTGTTACCAACAATTCCACCTCTTCAGTCTTCAGATGTAACTGAAGTGCCACAAACTGTTCAACATTGAGAAAACACTCTTAACAAGGATAAATATATTCTATATAAAGTGAAAATTGCAGACTAAATAGAGAGAGAGGAGTACTCACTTCACGGAGCTGTTTAACAGGCAAAGTGGGTCGGCAACAGAGATATGCTTGAGGTAACTCTGGTACACAGTTTGTGTCCACTGAGACAAGCTTGAGATGAATATCCTCAATACTGTTGCCATCGACGCTGCTGCGTAGACACTCCACAAGTCTATTCACGCGagcattcctcacactcttacTACTACCTCCTGTTGCATTATTCCCATGCCTTGTGTGACTCCTTGTACCCCCTCTTCCCCAAGCAAGTATCTCCGGGTTCCACACAAGCCCTGGAGATATCCCTTTGCTGTTGTTGTCTCGAAGATTCATATCTGCGTCGTTCTCTGCGCAGTTACCATTGTTGTTGTTTGCACCTGAAGAAGAAGGGTTCAGTGTTGAACGACTTGTAGACCGTTTCCTTCTTTTTCTCAGCCGGACTTCTGCACCACGCTCTTCTGAAGACGAATCTTTCCCGTTGTTGTCATCATTATTATCATCTTCATTGGCTTCTTCTACTGTGTTCTGTTCCATGTTTCTGCAGTTCCTTCTCCTTCTACGTTGTGGTCTCGTTGAAACCGATGCCTCTTTACCAAAAGATTTTCTTTTCACAAGAGCCTCAGATTGTCTCTGCGATACTTCAGCTATAGATGCTTGAATCTACACAAAAGCCATAAACAACTTAGAGAAACATACTTTTTTAGATAGTAAGAAGAAGGTAAATAACAACATTCTCCACAGCACAGACCTGCTTGTTACGAGCCTTGTCATCTTCATGAAAAGCGAATTCCTGAAAAAGAAATGGAAAGCATTGCAGAGATAAACAAGCAAACAAgcacacacacaaaaagaagGTGTTGATGCTTTTACCTCTTCCTCATACGTATCAATATTTGAGAATAGAGCTGCAATAAGAGCATCAAAAGTGGGGTCGTCTCTAAGAGAACGACGGCTTGCACAACGTTTCCTGCAAGCTGGACATTCCTTGTTCCTGCAATAGAGCAATAAACTCAGAACGAAGCTTTTATGAAGACCAAACAACTATGCTTCCAGAGGATGATGAACAAGTGGAGGGCAATACCCCAATCTCATTGACTTATCAATACATTCCCTACAGAACCGATGCAGACATTCCATCACAGTCCTTGTTTTCTTTATGATTcctggaagaagaaaaaaagaaactccTATCAGCATACTCATTCTGTATTAGTGCAGATTAAACAAGCAGTTGTAGGATTATGAGAAAGTTAGTAATGTGAAAATGTCAGCCAAAGTAATTTTCATCAATAAAAAGACAAGTTTAAACATATTCTCTGCAAATCAATGACATACACAAGAAGAACATATTGAAAGACTCTAGAATAGTTGAAGTAAAAAACCAACATTGGAGCTTTAGGATGAGTTTGATTCCCAACAAGGATGTTGTAAGTGATGTACtctgaattaaaaatatttaaaagaagaAATTAAGTACCTAAGCAAATGGGACACTGGACGTCTTTACGGATTTCTCCTAGATCAATTTCCACAAATCTgcacgaaaaaaaaaaagatattgttAAACAATAAAGATACAGAATGTGTCTCAGGAAATGAATATAGGTTGGAACTTGTAGATGCTACAATATTGACAGAAAAACCAAAAGAGTTTTGTACAATAAAAAGTTTAAGTTGACCCAACTTTACAGAGGAGGCTGCAATGAATAAAGCTAGAACCTCTACATTGTTCAAGCGCAAGAGCTGAGAGATAGTTTAGAGATTTTGGAGCACAACACAAGGACGACATTAATTACAACATGCAAGCGCTAAGACTATTGATTTCATCAGATTACTAAATCAGGCACATGTACTTGCTCCACAAACCCATCAAAAGAGACAGTCAGAAACTGAATGGAGAAGAGAAGCCATTACGGCAAAACACACATCTGTATACAGAGAGTAGAGAAGGAACCGTACTCTGAGTTCACTCCTGATGCAGAAGATGGACTTTTCTCCTTAGAAtctgaaacaacaaaaaaaagaagagagaaccAAAACTCGATCACACCAAACAAACACAGTCTcacgtatatatatacacaagaagaagaagaagaagaagcgtaAAGTACGTTTCCACGAGTACAAACCCAAACACACAAAACAAACTTtaccttcttcctcttcttcttcttcttcatctttctcctcctcctcctcctcgtctgCATCTTCCTCGTCTTCTTCGACTACTTCTTCCTCCTCCGCCTCGTCGCGTTTcacttcttcttcgtcgtctcctccttcttcatctttccTCTCTTGTAGATCCTCTTCTTGCTTCTCTTCAGGTTCTGGACCAAATCGGTCGCCTCGTTGGTCTTTATCTCCGCCTTCCCCATCGGGAATCTCAGCCGCCTTCAAGCTCTTCTCCACAGACATTGTAGAAGACCACGAGCTCTATCACAGAAACCAAAAGAGCTTCCActtcctctctctcctctctgtctacgtctctctcttttcttctgCTGTGTTTGTGTTTTGGGTTCGGTCCcgatatagagagagagaggaaaaatTAGGGGGCTGATTGATCGAAATAAAACATGGGgggtttaatttttattttgaccTAAGATTTCTAATTATTGTGGGTCCTGAAAggataattaaaataaatagaccCCGATTCTTAATTCGATTAGATACTGTGCATCTCGGCCTTCCACTCGCATGTTCAAAGTCCATTTGCAAAGCCTGATTATTATCGTTACATCTAGGGATTTTAATGAAAAGATCTTTCAAGTATTAATCGATCtactatattaatattattattttttatataaatacttttcaactaaaagatattaataaaaaaaattatagggTCTAACGGGTAACATCAAGAAAATATTGGGAGTTTGAAGTGATTACTGTTATTCTAACATGGATTTTAAAAAACACTTTAAAATTCAGTGTTATTGAACTTATCATTTCATAAAACATTCTAAAATTCATTGTTattgaacaaaatttaaattggagattttaaagtgttttaattatttctagAGTGTTTGAGAGGATTTTcttagtaataaaaataaaaatccaaatctcattgttttagataaaattttagaattatTAACAAAAATCACCCATAAATTATTAAATCCACCTAAAATCATCTAAAAACTCACTTAATATCAAATCACTTAAAATATCAGATTCAATACACCCTCTTAGTGATGAACacatttgtttatatttttctacaataaaagaaatgaaaatcCCGCTGTCAAGAAGTTTTCTCTTAGATCCACGGTAGGTCTGGACATTTTAACCTGGACCTGAAAACTCAAACTAGAACCAATCCGAAAATACCCaacccgaaaccgaaccgaaagtTTACAAGCATTTTTTGGATCAAGATTTCAGATTTCATTTACTTGAAAGAACCAGAACGAAAGGAACCGACTCGAATAAACTCGGATCCAAAAAGAACCGACCCGATAAGAACCGATTTGTACCCAacttaaaacatgtttttccaaaaatatgattttcttgtgttctatttaatatatattattttaagaaagttgaaatatcttttgttaacaatatttgttattattttgtagtatttttaagtaatatgaagctttaaaatataaaatttagagtttaaaaatgttttattttaattactaatagtttaatttaggttgttttgtaaaattttagatatatatgacaaatatcTACTAAATTTGATGGAGTTTGGGTATGTCATGTTCTTTTTAGATCCTAAATACTTGAAATCGATCCGGACTGATATGGATCCAAAAATTACAGGTATTTTATCGGTACTTTAATTATGGACTCGAACCGACCGGACCGGAGAAGAACCGACCTGAATCCGAACAAAAAATTACAAGTTCCTGTTGGGTCTGAATGTTTAGGATTCGAAGGATCCAGACCCGAAAGGAACCGGTCCAAACCCGACCCGGGGACCCGAACGTCCATGCTTAATCCGCAGCTCCCCAGATGGTTTGGCTTCCACTACCGCCGGGGGACTTATAGCTTTCTTCCCCCTCTTGTGAAGTGTTCTTCTTTCCGTTGTCCTATTCGTCTCCCCTTCTCTCTCCTTGGGGCTTTTTCCGACGGGGTTGCTTTCCGGATTAGGGGTCGTTGACGGTATCAGTGATGCATATTTCCTGGTAGTTGTTGGTGGTCTCTATCGGCCGTGATCTCTGTTGGTCAGTGGCTCTTTGTGTGGTAGTGTTCATAGCCCCTACAGAGCAGCGTTAACTATGTTTCTGTCCAAGTTGATCTCCTATCTTTGGAGTTTGACCTTGGTGGTGAGATGTTGATAGTTGCGATCCAAGGATCTGCCTTTTGGATGTCCTTGCATGGTGGTTTTGTTGGAGCTTTATCATCTCCTCTCCTTGATGTTACTATTGTCTTAGGTTTTAGTTCTTGCTTTCTCTTTGGAGGGTGTTTAGGGTAAATGATAAGATCATAACAAGTCATGACATCGTGGGATCATCTCCACTTGTATACCATGTTCTATATTAGTTTAGTGGCCAGTTATTTAGTTGACAAGTTCTTGTGTATTTAAGTTACGTATGTTTTGCTTAATGGgatatgaaaagaaaattgaaGTAACTTGTGTTTTGTTCTATTTAGTTTGTTCTTTCACAAACTCTCTTAGCTTTGAGGAGGGATCTTAATTGGCATCAAAGCAAACTTGTGTTCTAAAGTATCAAAGGGGTTGATTATGTTCACTCctaacaattggtatcagagcacttcTATCCTGCGATTTCGCATCACCGATTTGATCTGGAGCACTTAACTGTGGTATCAAATCACTTTcacccacaaaaaaaaaagaccaaaaaaaaaaaggtttcagCAGCTTCATGATTGTGAAGATTATTACGATCACGTCTACTCTGTTCGCGAGCCTTTGTATGACGTATACGATGAAATGTTGTGATGGGCTTCCATGAA is part of the Brassica rapa cultivar Chiifu-401-42 chromosome A09, CAAS_Brap_v3.01, whole genome shotgun sequence genome and harbors:
- the LOC103839324 gene encoding putative E3 ubiquitin-protein ligase RING1a isoform X2, producing MSVEKSLKAAEIPDGEGGDKDQRGDRFGPEPEEKQEEDLQERKDEEGGDDEEEVKRDEAEEEEVVEEDEEDADEEEEEEKDEEEEEDSKEKSPSSASGVNSEFVEIDLGEIRKDVQCPICLGIIKKTRTVMECLHRFCRECIDKSMRLGNKECPACRKRCASRRSLRDDPTFDALIAALFSNIDTYEEEEFAFHEDDKARNKQIQASIAEVSQRQSEALVKRKSFGKEASVSTRPQRRRRRNCRNMEQNTVEEANEDDNNDDNNGKDSSSEERGAEVRLRKRRKRSTSRSTLNPSSSGANNNNGNCAENDADMNLRDNNSKGISPGLVWNPEILAWGRGGTRSHTRHGNNATGGSSKSVRNARVNRLVECLRSSVDGNSIEDIHLKLVSVDTNCVPELPQAYLCCRPTLPVKQLREFVALQLHLKTEEVELLVTRELGGGDKAIENLPVVASDSASASKEEMQSLEDNETLSRLKVEQHLVASPLIIIAYRQKQTE
- the LOC103839324 gene encoding putative E3 ubiquitin-protein ligase RING1a isoform X1 produces the protein MSVEKSLKAAEIPDGEGGDKDQRGDRFGPEPEEKQEEDLQERKDEEGGDDEEEVKRDEAEEEEVVEEDEEDADEEEEEEKDEEEEEEEEDSKEKSPSSASGVNSEFVEIDLGEIRKDVQCPICLGIIKKTRTVMECLHRFCRECIDKSMRLGNKECPACRKRCASRRSLRDDPTFDALIAALFSNIDTYEEEEFAFHEDDKARNKQIQASIAEVSQRQSEALVKRKSFGKEASVSTRPQRRRRRNCRNMEQNTVEEANEDDNNDDNNGKDSSSEERGAEVRLRKRRKRSTSRSTLNPSSSGANNNNGNCAENDADMNLRDNNSKGISPGLVWNPEILAWGRGGTRSHTRHGNNATGGSSKSVRNARVNRLVECLRSSVDGNSIEDIHLKLVSVDTNCVPELPQAYLCCRPTLPVKQLREFVALQLHLKTEEVELLVTRELGGGDKAIENLPVVASDSASASKEEMQSLEDNETLSRLKVEQHLVASPLIIIAYRQKQTE
- the LOC103839324 gene encoding putative E3 ubiquitin-protein ligase RING1a isoform X3, producing MSVEKSLKAAEIPDGEGGDKDQRGDRFGPEPEEKQEEDLQERKDEEGGDDEEEVKRDEAEEEEVVEEDEEDADEEEEEEKDEEEEEEEEDSKEKSPSSASGVNSEFVEIDLGEIRKDVQCPICLGIIKKTRTVMECLHRFCRECIDKSMRLGNKECPACRKRCASRRSLRDDPTFDALIAALFSNIDTYEEEEFAFHEDDKARNKQIQASIAEVSQRQSEALVKRKSFGKEASVSTRPQRRRRRNCRNMEQNTVEEANEDDNNDDNNGKDSSSEERGAEVRLRKRRKRSTSRSTLNPSSSGANNNNGNCAENDADMNLRDNNSKGISPGLVWNPEILAWGRGGTRSHTRHGNNATGGSSKSVRNARVNRLVECLRSSVDGNSIEDIHLKLVSVDTNCVPELPQAYLCCRPTLPVKQLREFVALQLHLKTEEVELLVTRELGGGDKAIENLPVVASDSASASKEEMQSLEDNETLSRLKVEQHLIIAYRQKQTE